GAACCCGCGGTCGGCGAGCAGCTCCAGTGCCGCGTCGAGCAGCGCCTGGCGGGTGCGCTGCTTGCGCTCCTGCCGGCTCACCGACGCCGGCATCTCCGCTTCGGACACGTCCGGCAGCGTACTGACGCCTTCGGCATGGTCCACGTCACATCACCTCGCTCCCGCGTTGACAGCCACCTGGGCCGTGCCCCCACACTAGTGAGTGTACAGATGTGCACTCAAATCCGGAGGGCGTGATGACAGCACTGCTCCAGCAGCGCCTGCGCGGGCTCGCCTCGCTCGCCGAGGCCCTGCTCACCCCGCACGGCGCCGACCGCTACCTGGAACTGCTCGACCCGATGCTGGTCCGCCGCGAGATCCGCGGCCGCGTCGTCGCCGTCCGGCACCAGACGCCGGACACGGTCACGTTCACCGTCCGGCCGAGCCGCGCGTGGCGGGGCTTCGAGGCCGGGCAGTACGTGCGCCTGACCGCGGAGATCGACGGCGTCCGGCGCACCCGCTGCTACTCACCGTGCGGGCCGGGCAGCGGCGACCTCGAGTTCACCGTGAAGGCCGACCCGCACGGCCTGGTGTCGCGCCACCTGCACGCCACCACCCGCGTCGGCACCGTCTTCGGGCTCTCCGCCGCGGACGGGGAGTTCACGCTGCCCTCGCCGCGACCGGAGCGGATCGTGCTGGTCAGCGGCGGTAGCGGCATCACGCCGGTGCTCGCGATGGCGCGCCGGCTCGTCGTCGAAGGCCACCGCGGCGAGGTCGTGTTCCTGCACTACGCCAACTCCGCCGACGACGTGCTCTACCGCACCGAGCTGGCCGCGCTCGCCGAGCGCCACCGCGGGTTCCGGGTGGTCCACGCGCACACCCACGGCCGGGGCGGCGACCTGAGCGGGTTTTTCTCGAAGCAGCACCTCGCCCACGCCGCGCCGTGGTTCCGCGACGCCGAGACGTTCGTCTGCGGCCCGAAACCGCTCATGGACTCGGTGCGCGAACTGTTCGAGGCCGAAGGACTCGGTGAACGACTGCACACCGAAGAGTTCACGGCACCGCCGCTGAACTTCGACACGGAGGCAGCCGAAGGGACCGTGCGGTTCGCGCGCAGCGGCCGCGAATGCGCCAACTCGGGCAAGCCGCTGCTGGAGCAGGCCGAAGACGCCGGCCTGTCGCCGGAGCACGGGTGCCGCATGGGCATCTGCTTCTCCTGCACCCAGGTGAAGACCGCCGGGCGCGTGCGCAACGCCCGCACCGGTGAGGTCTCCGGCGAAGAGGACGAAGAGATCCAGCTCTGCATCAGCGTCCCGGTCGGGGACGTCGAGATCAACGCTTGAGAGGCGTCGTGAGCACACCATGCCCCGCCCGATCGCGACGCCGACCGGGTGCGGGTGTCCCGCAAGACACAGGAGGTACGCCATGACAGGACTTCAGGACCGCCTCACGCCCGAACAGATCGAGGAGTTCGGCCGCGAGCTCGACGCACTGCGCCAACGCGTCGTCGACGACCTCGGCGAGGCCGACGTCGAGTACATCCGCACGATCATCAAGACCCAGCGAGGGCTGGAGGTCGCCGGACGCGGGCTGTTGTTCGCCGGTTTCCTGCCGCCGGCGTGGGTCGCCGGCGTGGCGGCGCTGTCACTGGCCAAGATCCTCGACAACATGGAGATCGGCCACAACGTGATGCACGGCCAGTACGACTGGACGCGCATCCCGGAGCTGAGCTCGCAGCGGTTCGAGTGGGACAACGTCGCGCCGGCCGAGAACTGGCGGCACTCCCACAACTACCTGCACCACACGTTCACGAACATCCTCGACAAGGACCGCGACATCGGTTACGGCATCCTGCGGATGGACGCGGCCCAGAAGTGGCACCCGTACTACCTCGGCAACCCCGTGTACGCGACGCTGCTCGCCCTGCTGTTCCAGTGGGGCGTGATGCTGCACGACCTCGAAATCGAGCGGGTTTTCAAGGGTGAGCGCACGTGGGCCGAGAACGTGCCGGTGCTGCGCAAGATCATGCGCAAGGCCGCGCGCCAGATCGGCAAGGACTACGTGCTCTTCCCGCTGCTGACCGGTCCGCTCGCGCCGCTGACACTGGTGGGCAACGCGAGCGCGAACCTCGTGCGCAACCTGTGGGCGTTTTCGATCATCTTCTGCGGCCACTTCCCGGCCGACGTGGAGAGCTTCACCCAGGAAGAGACCGACGAAGAGTCGCGCGGCCAGTGGTACCTGCGCCAGATCCTGGGGTCCGCCAACATCACCGGCGGTCCGCTGTTCCACATCCTTTCGGGCAACCTCTCGCACCAGATCGAGCACCACCTGTTCCCGGACATCCCGGCGCGGCGCTACCCGCAGATCGCGGCCGAAGTGCGCGAGATCTGCGAGCGCTACGGCCTGCCCTACAACACCGGGCCGCTGCGCAAACAGCTGTGGTCGGTGGCCAAGAAGATCGTGAAGCTGGCGCTTCCCGGAACGCCTTCAGGCGGCCCGGAGGTTACGGTGGATCCCGACCGGCAACTCCGAGCAGCCTGAGGAACCTCACATGGTGGGTCAGTTCGAAAGCGGCAAGGACACGGTGCAGGAGCTCACGGAATCCGCGGCCACTCACATCGGGGCGATCGCGACGATCATCACCGGCGCCGTGCGCGACATCGCGCGCGAAACCGGCAGCTGGCTCACCGACGTGATCGAGATGCGGGAAGCGTCGCAGCGCGCTCGGGAAGACAGCGTCCGTGAGCACCGCGCTCCCGATCCTGCGCAGCGCCCCGAAGAAGACTGACGCTCCGGGCCGGGCGGGGGAAATCCCCCACCCGGTCCAGGGCGAACCCGGTGGTCGGCCGGCCGTGCGGCGGGCAGACTTCGGGGCATGACTTCTCGGGCCGCGGACGCAGGCGCGCCGCGGCGCGCGTGGTGGCCTGGGCCGCTGCGCCAGACGCGGGTGGAAACGGCGTGGCTGGTGGTGGCCGGGGTGCTGTCGCCGGTCGCGCTCGTCGTCGTGCTCGCCGGGCTCGCGATCGGCGTCGCCTTGAGCCCGCTCGGGCTGGGGCTGCTGGTGCTCGCGGGGGTCGTACGGGGGATGCGGCTGCTCGGCGGCCTGCACCGGCGGCTGGCGGGCGTGCTGCTCGACGCGCCGCTGCGCGCGCCGGCGCCGGTGGCGCTGCGGCCCGGGCTGTGGCACTGGCTGGTCGCGCGGCTCGGCGACCGGCACGCGTGGCGCGCGGGCGCGTACCTCGTGCTCCGCGTCCCGATCTCGTTCGCCGGGTTCGCCGTGGCCGGGTCGGTCCTGGTGTTCGGCGTCGCGGGGGCGAGCTACCCGGTGCTGTGGTTCTTCACGCGCGACGTGCTGCCGGTCTACAACATCGTGAGCCGCACGTGGCCGGGCACGGTGCTGTGGGCGATCGGCGGCGTGATCGCACTGGCCGCGGTGCCGTGGGTCGTGCACGCGCTGGCCGTCCTCGACCGGCAGCTCGGGCGGCTGCTGCTGTCCGGTCCCGGGTTGCTGCAACGCCTGCGGTTCCTGGAGGAGACGCGGACGACGGCGCTCGAAGACGCGGCGCAGCGGTTGCGCCGCATCGAACGCGACCTGCACGACGGGGCCCAGGCGCAGCTCGTCGCGATGGCGATGAAACTGGGGCTGGCCAAGGAAGAACTGGCCACGGACACCGTCGACCTCGACCAGGTGCGCACGCTCGTCGAGGCCGCGCACGGCAACGCCAAGCAGGCACTGGTCGAGCTGCGTGACCTCGCCTGCGGCATCCACCCGGCGGCGCTGGACAAGGGACTCGACGTGGCACTGTCCACTGTGGCCACTTCCGTCGGGATGGTCGCGACGGTGTCGGTGCGGCTGGGCCGTCGGCCACCGCCGTCGTTGGAGGCCGTGGTGTACTTCGCCGCCGCGGAGCTGATGACGAACGTGGCGAAGCACTCCGGAAAGCCTTGCACCGTCCGGATCGACGAGCACGACAGCGGGCTGCGCCTGACCGTGGCCGACCCCGGCCCCGGCGGCGCGGCGGTGGTGCCCGGCGGCGGGCTGGCCGGGATCGCGGAGCGGCTGCGGCCGGTGGACGGCGAGCTGGCCGTGGTGAGCCCGCCCGGCGGCCCGACCGTGGTCACGGCCGAAGTCCCGCTGCCTCGCTAGGCTGGCGACGAGGGGGGAACGCATGCGGATCGTGATCGCCGAGGACTCGACCATCCTGCGCCAGGGCCTGGTCGAGCTGCTGGGGCTGCGGGGCCACGACGTCGTCGCGGCGGCGAAGGACGCCGAGGAGCTGCGGGCGGCCGTGCGCGCGCACCGGCCCGACGTGTCCGTGGTCGACATCCGCATGCCGCCTTCGCACACCGACGAGGGCCTGCGCGCGGCGATCGAGCTGCGCGAGGAGCTGGCGGGCTGCGCGATCCTGCTGTTCTCGCAGTACGTGGAGACGAAGTACGCCAAGCAGCTGCTCGCCGACCAGGCCGGCGCGGTCGGTTACCTGCTCAAGGACCGCGTCGCCGAGGTCTCCGACTTCCTCGACGCGCTGCGCCGGGTCGCGGCCGGCGAGACGGTGCTGGACCCCGAAGTCGTGCGCCAGCTCTTCGCCGCCACCGGCCGGTCGGGCCCGCTCACGGAGCTGACCGCCCGCGAACGCGAGGTGCTCGACCTGATGGCGCAGGGCCGGTCCAACTCCGCGATCGCCGCGGACCTGTTCCTGTCGGCGGGATCGGTGGAGAAGTACGTGACGAGCATCTTCGCCAAGCTCGGCCTGCCGCCGTCGGAAGGCCACAACCGCCGGGTGCTCGCGGTGCTGCGCTACCTGGGCATTTGACACCTGAGTGGTTGTTCGCGCTCTCGGTCCCACCTGGTTACCCACGCGAGATCGCGCCGGTTTCCGGATTGTGCGGTGCGATCGGCCGCCAGGCCGGTCCGGCCGCGCAATCCGGAAGCCGGCTCAAAGGCGATCTCGCACGCCCCGGCGGAGCCGGGGCAGACAACACTGAGACGCTGGCGGTATGTACTCCACCGAGCTCGAAGTGCACACCGGGAACACCGCCGTGGTCCACGACCTCACCCACGAGGCCGAGAAGTTCCTGCGCGACGCCGACGCCACCGACGGTCTGCTGCACGTCTGGGTCCCACACGCCACGGCCGGACTGGCGATCCTCGAGACCGGCGCCGGCAGCGACGATGACCTGCTCGCCGCCCTCGAGGAGATCCTCCCCCGTGACGCGCGCTGGCGGCACCGCCACGGCAGCCCGGGCCACGGCCGCGACCACGTGCTGCCCGCGCTGGTGCCGCCGTACGCGACGATCCCCGTGCTGGGCGGGGTACTCGCGCTGGGGACGTGGCAGTCGATCTGCCTGGTCGACACCAACGTCGACAACCCTGTGCGCAAGATCCGCTTCAGTTTCTTGTGTAGCTGAGTTTGGCCCCGGCTCCGCCGGGGCGTGCGAGATCGCCTTTTGCCGGTCTCGCGCTGTGGTCGCCCTCGGCGGGGTGGGTTGGGAGGGTAGGCGCGGGGTGAGCGGCGCCGACCTCAGGCGGCCGCGACCTCGATGGGTGAGGCCGTGGGCTGCGGTTCGGGCGGCTCGGGTCGTGAACGGCGCGGCCAGAGCGCCAGGGCCAGGCCGACCACGAGCAGCCCGGTCAGGACCCAGATGCCCGTCGTCACGTCCGGGGCGTCCGGTAGGCCCTGCAGGAGGCTGCGCAGGCCTTCGGTCGAGAAGCGGAACGGTGTCCACGACCACAGCAGCGCGCGGTAGGCCGGGTTGAGCAGCTCGGGCACCTGCCCGGCCACCGCGGGCGCCACGAGGTACAGCGGCGCCAGGATGGCCAGCGCCCACAGGCCGAGCAGCCGCAGCAGACCGGCTTGCAGCGCGGCGAACGCGGTGACCGTGAGGAACAAGTAGGCGAGCACGTCCCAGGTCAGCGGCAGCGTCAAGTCCCACAGGGCGGCGAAGCCCACGAGCACACCCGTCACCAGCACGCCGCTGCCCAGCACCTGCGCGAGGCGGATCGGAACGCTCACCCGACAGCCGGCGCTGAGCCGCACCAGCACGGCACCGGCGACGAGCGAGCCCAGCCAGGCGAGCGCGCTGGCGGCCAGGGGCACGACCCGGCCCGCGGCGCTCGCCGGGTGCAGCATCTCGAGGCGCGGCTCACCGGGCAACGCCTGGGCCGCCCCCGCGAGCACCTGCGTGCCCGCCGGGTTCACCGCGCCGGAGAGCCGACGGTGGCGGCGGGGCCAGGACGAAGCTCCAGCACGTCGTAGACCTCCTTTTCCGCCAACAGGTTCCGCGCCTCGGCCGGGTCGGCGACGCGCCAGTCGAGCTGCGTGCCGCCATGGGCGGCGACCTGGCGCGCCAGCCCGGCCATCGACGGGGGTGCCGAAACGGCGACGGGTACGTGGTCAGGCGCGACCGTGGCCTGCGCCCCGAAGGTCAGGAACCCCAGCACCACGGCGGCGAGTGCGCCCGCCAGCACCGCGACCAGGTCGAACGCGCCCGCGGGGCGCCGAGCAGCAGCCGGCATGACGGCTTCCCAGTTATTCTTCATATATTGAATTACGGCCAAAGTAGGTCGTCACCGGAAAGTCAACAGACGTTGAATACTTCCGCCGGTACCCTCACGGCCGTGACGACGCACGCGCACCGGCTGGTGCTCTGGGACATCGACCACACGCTCGTGGACCTCACGGGCGTCGGCAGCAGCTGGTACGCCACGGCGCTCACCGCCATGGGCACCGAGCTGCGCACCCACCCCGACTACGGCGGGCGCACCGAGCGCGCGATCACCGCCGATGTCCTTTCCACGCACGGCATCGAGGCGACCGAGGAGAACATCCAGCGCCTGTGGAGCGAGCTGATCGCCGTGGCCGACGAGGCCCGCGGCACGCTGCACGAAGCCGGCCGGGCCCTCGACGGCGCGGCGGCGGCGCTGGCCGAGATGGCCGGCCACGGCGCCGTGCAGACCCTCGTGACCGGCAATCTGCCGGAGATCTCGGTGCACAAGCTCGCCGCGTTCGGCCTCGACGAGCACTTGGAGCTGGAGATCGGCGGCTACGGCTCGCTCTCGGCGCATAGGCCCGACCTCGTCCCCCACGCCGTGGCCGCGGCGGCCGCCAAGCACGGCACGGCGTTCGCGCCCGGCGACGTCGTGGTGATCGGCGATACCCCCAACGACGTGAAGGCGGCCCTCGACAACGGTGCCGTCGCGGTCGCCGTCGCCACCGGGCACTACAGCGCCGAAGAGCTCGCCGCCTCGGGTGCCCACACCGTGCTGCCCGATCTCGCCGATCTCGACTCGGTGCGCAAGGCAGTGCTCGGCTGAGCGGTCCACCCCTGTTTTTCGACCCGCACGGCGGTTTCGGCCGCGCGCCGAGGCCGCCGTGCGCGGTTCACCCCCTGGCCGAGCGGTGTTTCCCTGAGCCCGCATCCGCCTTCGGGTCAGGGTTTTCTCCCTCCGGAGTAGCACTCCCCTAGGCGGACAAGTCGCTCCCACGAAGGATGTCGGCTTTAGGCCCAGGCGCAAGACTCGGATCATGACGACCGCATCGCCGGCGGCGGGGACCGCCAGCGGTGCCGGCACGGGGGGACGCGGGCGGGCGGCCGGAAGGCCGAAACGCGAGCGGTTCGCCGTGCTCTGGCGCCGCCTTCCGTTCACCACCACCGTCGTGCTCGCGATCCTCGTGGCCGGGTCGCGAGCCGCACGCTCTGGCAAGCCGCCGAGCACCAGCCGTCGTTCGCCTACTACGCCTACGGTTTGCCGTCGCTGGAACACGGCCGCTGGTGGACGCTGGCGACCGGCCCGTTCTTCGCGCTGCGGCCGCTGTTCTACCTGCCGATGGCCGGGACTTTCGCACTGCTGACCGGGTTCGCGGAGTGGCAGCTCGGCACGCGCCGCACGATCCTGGTGACCGTCGGCGGGCAGCTGGTCGCGGCCGCGGCGGCGATCCAGTTCCTCGTGCTGTGCCGCCACTCCGGCTGGACGTGGGCCGCGCACATCGCGACCACGCTCGACGTCGGCTTCTCCGGCGGCACACTCGCAGCCATCGCCGTGGCCAGCGCGACGCTGCGCGCGCCGTGGCGGCTGCGGCTGCGCGCCGGGTTGTGCGTGTATGCGGGTGTCGCGATCGTGTACGTCGGCACGCTCGCGGATCTCGTGCACTTCTTCGCGCTGGTGCTGGCGTTGCCGCTCGGCCACCGGCTCGCGGGCAGGGCGCGCCTGGCCGAAGCCGTGCGGCCCAGCGTGCGCGAGTGGCGGCTGCTGGCGTGCGCGGGACTGCTGCTGCTCACCGTGGCCGAGGTGGTGATGTGGCTCGTCCCGGGTGACGGCCCGTTCGGCCCGTCCGACGCGGTTTCGCTGTCGGCGCCGGAAATCCTCGTCATGGGTGTGCTCGTGGTGCCGATGCTCAATGGCCTGCGCCGCGGCTCGCGCCTCGCGTGGCGCTGGGCCGTGGGGCTGTGCGTGTTCGCGGTGTCGCAGATCCTCGTGGTGAGCGGGGTCCTGGCCGTGGCGAAGCTGGTGCGCGCCGAGTACGACAGCCACGGGCTTTCGCTGTTCTTCGTGGACAATCTCTTGTGGACGGTCGAGCTGGTGCTGCTGATCGCGGCCGGCGGCGCGTTCCGCGTGCCGTCACGCCGGCGTCGCCGCAAGCTGCTGCGCGGCGGACCGGACGGTCACTTCGCCCGGCTTCTCTTGGGGCGCAACGGAGGCAGCACGATCTCGTGGATGACGACGTGGCCGCAGAACGCGTACTTCGTCGCCTCCGACGGCGCGTCCTACCTCGCGTACCAGCGCCACGCGGGGGTCGCGATCGCGCTCGGCGATCCCGTGGCACCCTGTGGCTCGGCCGCTCGCGCGCTCAGGGAGTTCCGGGAGATGTGCGAGAACTCCGGGCTGGTGCCGTGCGTTTTCTCCGCGACGGCCGCGACCGTCGGGGTGACGCGGGAGCTGGGCTGGCAGCACGTGCAGGTCGCGGAGGACACGCTCGTGGACCTCGAAAACCTGGAGTTCCGCGGAAAAGCCTGACAGGACGTGCGTTCGGCGCTGAACAAGGCGCGCCACGACGGCATCGAGTTCCACCTGGTGCGCCTCGCCGAGCAGCCGCCCGCGATCCGCGAGCAGGTGCGCGTGCTGTCGGAGGAGTGGATCGGCGACAAAGGCCTGCCGGAGATGGGATTCACCCTCGGCGGTGTCGCCGAGGCGATGGACCCGGCGACGCGCGTGGGGCTCGCGATCGACGCGTCGGGCAGCGTCCAGGGCATCACGTCGTGGCTGCCGGTGCACACGGGCTCGGGCACCGTCGGCGGGTGGACGCTCGACGTGATGCGCCGCCGGCCGGGCGGGTTCCGGCCGGTGATGGAGTTCCTCATCGCGTCGGCGTGCCTGGCGTTGCGCGAGGAGGGCGCTCGGTTCGTCTCGCTTTCGGGCGCACCGCTCGTGCGCGGCCGCGACACCGCGCCCGCGCGTGCGGTGGACCGGGTGCTCGACGCGGTGGGCGCGCTGATGGAGCCGTACTACGGGTTCCGCTCGCTGCACGCGTTCAAGGCGAAGTTCCAGCCGCGGCGCGAGCCGCTGTACCTGGCCTACCGAGACGAGGCCGATCTGCCGCGCATCGGCCTCGCGCTCGGGCGCGCGTATCTGCAAGGCGCCGGGCTGAAGGACTTCGCGAAGCTGGCGTTGCGGCGTCAGCGCGTAGTCGGCGGCGGGGTGGTCGTGGACCGGTCGGCGGCCGGCACGCCGCGGTAGCTCCGCAGCAGCCGGACGACGTCGGCGCGGCTGGTGGTGTCGTCGGTGTAGGCCAGCAGCACCACCGACCGGGTCGCGGTGGCCAAGGCGAGCGCGCCGACGGTGACGTGCTTCTGGATGCACCCGTCGGTGCCGTCCTGGGTGACGTCGGCGAGCACCAGCCGCGCGGGACGGGTGGTGGTCTCGAGCGGCACGGTCGCGTCCTGCGCCGGCGCGTACGTCACTTTCGCGCCCGGGGCGTACGCACTGCCGATGAGGTCGCCGACCGCTTTGCGCGCGGCGGCTTCGGCGTTGCCGCCATCTTCCGTCGTGACGCCGGACCCGCCGTGGCGGCTGTCGCTGCCGCAGTAGCCGCGGCCCGCGGACGCCGTGGTGCTGAGCAGGATCCCCGGCGAGGTCGCGGTGCCGTCCCAGCCGTGGACGACGCCGGGTTCGGGCGTCCAGCCCGGCGGGACGTCGTAGGCGAAGCTGCCGTCACGCGCGGCCACCGACGACCAGCCGTCGACCACCGCGGGTACGACGACGTGCGGCTCGGGCTGGAAGGTGACCGGGCCCCGGCTGGGCGTCGACGGGCTCGCCGAGTGGTGGCGGGCGGCGCCGAAGAAGTTCATCGCGGCCACGCCGAGGGCGATCACGGCCACGAGGATCCACAGCGCCCGCGACGGCCGCCCCTTCAACCGTGCAGGCGGCCGGCCTGTCGGCCGGATGCGCCGGGGCTCCGCGCGTGGCGCGTGCCCGGTGACGGCGGGATCTTCGGCGTACCAAGGAGTTCCGCCGGACTTCTCGCCTTGCGCCGACCACGGGCCGGCATCCGGTTCGGCCGGCCCGGCAGCGGGCTGCCCGGAAACCGGGGAGCCCGTGCCGTAGCCGGCGGCCGGGAAGCCGGGTGCGTCAGCGGGTTCGTACCCGCCGACACCGGTGAGAGCGGCGTTGTCCTCGTAGCCGCCGTCGTCCTCGCGGCCGGACCGGCCGAAGAGCCCCACCGGCGGGTGCCGTCAGGAGCGGACGAGCTTGACCAGGTGGCCGACCACGGAGTCGACCGGGATCTCCTCGCGTTCGCCGGTGCGGCGGTCCTTGACCTCGACCAGCCCGTTGGCCAGGCCGCGCCCGACGACCAGGATCGTGGGCACGCCCACCAGCTCCGCGTCGGCGAACTTCACGCCCGGGGTGGCCTTGCGGTCGTCGAACAGCACGTCGACCCCGGCCGCGTCGAGCTCGGCGACGAGCTTCTCCGCAC
The sequence above is a segment of the Amycolatopsis sp. 2-15 genome. Coding sequences within it:
- a CDS encoding ferredoxin reductase, whose translation is MTALLQQRLRGLASLAEALLTPHGADRYLELLDPMLVRREIRGRVVAVRHQTPDTVTFTVRPSRAWRGFEAGQYVRLTAEIDGVRRTRCYSPCGPGSGDLEFTVKADPHGLVSRHLHATTRVGTVFGLSAADGEFTLPSPRPERIVLVSGGSGITPVLAMARRLVVEGHRGEVVFLHYANSADDVLYRTELAALAERHRGFRVVHAHTHGRGGDLSGFFSKQHLAHAAPWFRDAETFVCGPKPLMDSVRELFEAEGLGERLHTEEFTAPPLNFDTEAAEGTVRFARSGRECANSGKPLLEQAEDAGLSPEHGCRMGICFSCTQVKTAGRVRNARTGEVSGEEDEEIQLCISVPVGDVEINA
- a CDS encoding fatty acid desaturase family protein yields the protein MTGLQDRLTPEQIEEFGRELDALRQRVVDDLGEADVEYIRTIIKTQRGLEVAGRGLLFAGFLPPAWVAGVAALSLAKILDNMEIGHNVMHGQYDWTRIPELSSQRFEWDNVAPAENWRHSHNYLHHTFTNILDKDRDIGYGILRMDAAQKWHPYYLGNPVYATLLALLFQWGVMLHDLEIERVFKGERTWAENVPVLRKIMRKAARQIGKDYVLFPLLTGPLAPLTLVGNASANLVRNLWAFSIIFCGHFPADVESFTQEETDEESRGQWYLRQILGSANITGGPLFHILSGNLSHQIEHHLFPDIPARRYPQIAAEVREICERYGLPYNTGPLRKQLWSVAKKIVKLALPGTPSGGPEVTVDPDRQLRAA
- a CDS encoding sensor histidine kinase, coding for MTSRAADAGAPRRAWWPGPLRQTRVETAWLVVAGVLSPVALVVVLAGLAIGVALSPLGLGLLVLAGVVRGMRLLGGLHRRLAGVLLDAPLRAPAPVALRPGLWHWLVARLGDRHAWRAGAYLVLRVPISFAGFAVAGSVLVFGVAGASYPVLWFFTRDVLPVYNIVSRTWPGTVLWAIGGVIALAAVPWVVHALAVLDRQLGRLLLSGPGLLQRLRFLEETRTTALEDAAQRLRRIERDLHDGAQAQLVAMAMKLGLAKEELATDTVDLDQVRTLVEAAHGNAKQALVELRDLACGIHPAALDKGLDVALSTVATSVGMVATVSVRLGRRPPPSLEAVVYFAAAELMTNVAKHSGKPCTVRIDEHDSGLRLTVADPGPGGAAVVPGGGLAGIAERLRPVDGELAVVSPPGGPTVVTAEVPLPR
- a CDS encoding response regulator transcription factor; this encodes MRIVIAEDSTILRQGLVELLGLRGHDVVAAAKDAEELRAAVRAHRPDVSVVDIRMPPSHTDEGLRAAIELREELAGCAILLFSQYVETKYAKQLLADQAGAVGYLLKDRVAEVSDFLDALRRVAAGETVLDPEVVRQLFAATGRSGPLTELTAREREVLDLMAQGRSNSAIAADLFLSAGSVEKYVTSIFAKLGLPPSEGHNRRVLAVLRYLGI
- a CDS encoding secondary thiamine-phosphate synthase enzyme YjbQ, whose translation is MYSTELEVHTGNTAVVHDLTHEAEKFLRDADATDGLLHVWVPHATAGLAILETGAGSDDDLLAALEEILPRDARWRHRHGSPGHGRDHVLPALVPPYATIPVLGGVLALGTWQSICLVDTNVDNPVRKIRFSFLCS
- a CDS encoding HAD family hydrolase translates to MTTHAHRLVLWDIDHTLVDLTGVGSSWYATALTAMGTELRTHPDYGGRTERAITADVLSTHGIEATEENIQRLWSELIAVADEARGTLHEAGRALDGAAAALAEMAGHGAVQTLVTGNLPEISVHKLAAFGLDEHLELEIGGYGSLSAHRPDLVPHAVAAAAAKHGTAFAPGDVVVIGDTPNDVKAALDNGAVAVAVATGHYSAEELAASGAHTVLPDLADLDSVRKAVLG